The sequence below is a genomic window from Zhongshania aliphaticivorans.
CGGTGTATTACAAGATATAAAAAAAGTGGGCGAGGAATTACTCGTAACGATCACCCCGACCTATTCTGGTTGCCCCGCTGTTGATGTAATGAAGGAAGATATTCTCATTGCATTGCAAAAGTCGGGGTACGTGAATGGTCGGGTTGAGTCTAAGCTGTCGCCAGCCTGGACAACTGCATGGATGTCGTCTGAGGGGCGTAAAAAATTGCAGGATTACGGAATTGCGCCCAGTAAAAATTCGAATATAGGAATTCAATGCCCACACTGTAATTCAATGGATGTGGCGGTAATAAGTGAGTTTGGTTCTACATCATGTAAGTCACTTTACCGTTGCAAGGCCTGCAGTGAAGCATTTGATTATTTTAAAAATATTTAGCTACTTTAGCTTATTTGAGGGTATTGGGGCATGAAGGCCAATTATTTCCATCCGCTTACCGTTTCGCGCAGTACAAAAGAAACCGATGACGCCGTAGTGCTGAGTTTTGAGGTCCCTTCAGAGCTTGCTGCCACATTTACATACCGCCCAGGTCAATACTTAACTCTGCGCGCTGAAATCGACGGAGAGCCTATACAGCGCTCTTATTCAATATGCTCGGGTATAAACGATAAAAGTATGAAAATCGCTATTAAGCGAGTTGAAGGCGGAAAATTTTCTAACTTTGCTAATGACCAGCTTGCGGAGGGCACAACGCTAGAAATTATGCCGCCGCAGGGTAGTTTTAGTGTGGCCCTAGATCCAGCGAAAGCGAGCAATTATCTTTTTATTGCGTCTGGGAGTGGTATTACCCCGGTGTTGTCGAATATTAAGTCGGTACTAGAAGTAGAGCCTGAAAGCCGAGTTACGCTTTTGTACGGTAATCAGCGCACGAACACCATGATGTTTCGCACCGCGCTAAGCTTCCTGAAAAATCGGTTTATGACCCGCTTTCACTGGGTGAATATATTGAGTCGTGAAGATCAAGGTGTCGATCTGCTTAACGGCCGTCTTGATAACGCCAAAGGCGCGGCCTTAAGCAAACGCTTACTGCCACTTGGTCAGTTCGATAGTTATTATATTTGTGGTCCAGAGTCGATGATCTCTGAGGTGTCTAGGGGGCTGCGTGGTTTTGGCGTTGCAGACGATAATATTCACTTTGAACTATTTGGCTCTTCGGCCGAAGATGCC
It includes:
- the paaD gene encoding 1,2-phenylacetyl-CoA epoxidase subunit PaaD; this encodes MKDSKLIPLLPLEEYQRRRRRRESDIPEIWDLLDAVKDPEIPVLSIWDLGVLQDIKKVGEELLVTITPTYSGCPAVDVMKEDILIALQKSGYVNGRVESKLSPAWTTAWMSSEGRKKLQDYGIAPSKNSNIGIQCPHCNSMDVAVISEFGSTSCKSLYRCKACSEAFDYFKNI
- the paaE gene encoding 1,2-phenylacetyl-CoA epoxidase subunit PaaE; this encodes MKANYFHPLTVSRSTKETDDAVVLSFEVPSELAATFTYRPGQYLTLRAEIDGEPIQRSYSICSGINDKSMKIAIKRVEGGKFSNFANDQLAEGTTLEIMPPQGSFSVALDPAKASNYLFIASGSGITPVLSNIKSVLEVEPESRVTLLYGNQRTNTMMFRTALSFLKNRFMTRFHWVNILSREDQGVDLLNGRLDNAKGAALSKRLLPLGQFDSYYICGPESMISEVSRGLRGFGVADDNIHFELFGSSAEDADTVVKKHHARAKTYAGKTSEVTIIADGRASSFDLAADGENILDAGMNNGIDLPYSCKGGVCSTCKAHLVEGEVDQDITHGLDASDVERGFILTCQAHPISDRVVVSFDEK